The proteins below are encoded in one region of Ereboglobus luteus:
- a CDS encoding putative Ig domain-containing protein — protein MHTTTTPTRIVRIATLAVAFAASFATLRAAPAPTIPSSAYNLTGFAATTTGGGVINDTDAAYRKVTTALEFITAIRDSNKTAGAVKVIEVMNDLNLGWNEIGSEAQNLDSNPARAHAAPKLHPTLITSGVTLLDIKTKGGGLTIFSANGATIKHCTFNIKNTSNIIIRNLKFDEMWEWDEATKGDYDSNDWDFITLGNGGDTTNIWIDHCTFTSAYDGITDMKAKASNVTYSWCRITGSDDAPGGFIRAQLDVLEASKSSHPMYNTLRTKAGFTIEEIAFITRGAKKGILMGANSLKAENANLTATFHHILMTNLWDRAIPRLRGGNVHIYNVILDDTEALAAKRLRDTRAAALDSAGLSALNKYKFNPPLNGAISTEDGAILLEKSIYTDCLWPLRNNQTDPSNAAYTGKILGLDVIYNFDSTTIRGNSTDDGNPLGPFQSAIKPFSWSFADNSQTLPYTIDNMDDPSVLPVILEAGAGAGVIEWADTDGKYNWLKTTYPAAPASDIAPVITLQPKSQSVIEGSSVTLSVSAIASPAPSYQWYKDSLPVAGGTTSTLTIASASAASVGAYYAVVTNGIAPDATSATATISLTSPPAAPVAAAATGITGEGFTANWALSANATGYSIDVSPDPTFANCWPGYENLAVGNVASHAITGLSPATTYYYRVRATVGSYSTADSNAIAAATAAVANIPAEVDDPMDDTDRLSAPSLTNTRWVVANSASYSQLAATTGGITWTLASANGTLAVGYFPKVTVPVGETLTATLEFTPGTAGATADGFRFAFLSSGSDGILSNDVTSGTNDVFKTHTGYALFSKSGNVGGGSTAALAVDAYRRNDSPGTPADLLSKSGDWTKQSSSSGASGNLVAGSTYKLVFQVLNNGSSLTVTESLTGPGLSNVSASFTDNAPAANYFDAIALRFAKGSNQFGSITLNSLKVTGGVVETAVDPLPAIYSAPTASGAQGAAFNYACVSTNGATSYSATGLPSGLSINASTGVISGTPAEYGSFDAIVTASNANGAGADFTLTLTIEPEPAAAPVAAEATARTAEGFTANWTAVPGATSYQLDIATDSGFTTMVAGYEELNVGDVTSYAVTGLDAATTYYYRVSAVTESVVGNASATITVVTAGEGGGYLVNDSFTDADRIGGTDGSSTHKTNGPFVATPSSANTQWVANQVSTLVATGTGLVWGYTGTSSATALGYFPDVTVQSGVPMTIALTFTTGTTGGTVNNIPNNLRIGLINDTASGRANNDGISSTDARFEGDTGYAVFSASSVVGGGSTADIGLKTYKRTPTDDKKTDLINTDVNWTSLGASTGATGNLGVNTSYTLTFTLNYNGSKMTINTKLAGGDLAGFDYTVEDETSPVLTFNTIAFRLGKGVGQFSEINFTNLKIWEGAEPASGPAAPTLAEPNSITAEGFTANWNTAAGATGYYLDVSTDPDFGSFVSGYENLYVGNNLSHAITGLTAGVTYYYRVRAANADGTSASTGASTAVVTTGGGGNTYLVNDSFTDYDRIGGFDGSATAPDAPLVGTPTATNTQWVASSTNTLVATGTGMVWNYAGTGNSMTIGYFPEVTVANSGTVTVQLKFTTGVVGTGTNNLRIALINDTPNGRFETDGVSSASDYYKGDTGYAIMSAASNIGNATANLVLRTYKHINLETTDLLGTAGNWGTATGTTSQIGNSSGSTGYFQGETDYTLTLTLAKNTSGTEMTIGTKLEGGNFTGLEYSVVDRDTTVAIPGSFNALAFRLGGSTTQFDHLKFTSLKVWEGDEPAPVAAAPVITCPATASATQGAAFTYNITAINSPTSYALASGALPAGVTLNTSTGVISGTPTESGTFNVTLTATNDIGASAPHSLAITVATAITEPPVINSETTATAVIGAAFTYTITATNEPSSFAATGLPASGNLQLDTATGVISGTAAVGDLGTHTVVLTATNAIGASAPVTLTLTVELPPALSAPVALPATGETTTGFIARWEAVTGADSYRLDVATDAGFTSLVSGYGDLNIGTMTGRMVTGLSADTDYYYRVRAVNEAGPSASSNTGAARTASSEVVLVDDSFNDTDRIGGFDGTSTSSSSPAINTPTSANTQWVIGNAGQLIATTGGMNWNFLVTNAVSALGYFPTVNVANGTTVTLRLKFTTGTLGGATSGNNFRIVMIDSSPNGYRQTDGAGSTADPFIGDKGYAFFMPSPVAGASTMPVTLQSFKRTALTSDNLFGSDASWTRSNSVTQADGHRFASNTAYTLTITLTRSSATSITTNAVITGGNFDNLICEIADADTPVTKFDTLGLRFGAGINQFNQITLNSLRITTTGSSEVTEPPVITSALTASATRGAAFSYTIVADNVPTSFTAEGLPSGLELETSTGVISGTPTATGSYAVTIGAHNAIGSDTRELIITVTAGGSDITTIVPPSGGLTSPASTVFDAAGNAYIADIAAGAIMKVAGDGTVTTFATIPQLAVVAADSSGNLYAAGNDGNVTKILADGTVVSPALATGVTTPGGIAVDSDGNVYVSKTASNTIVKITPAGAVSTLAGSGSAGSADATGDAASFNGPTGLALNGNTGTLYVADTVNCTIRAIDLATGTVTTVAGRAGVAGDIGSEGSDGKATDGTLDTPEAITIDAAGLLYIADTGNNLIRGFDPVSGALTTLAGDSGSITLVAPAGLAFNPVSGLLNVADTGNGALRAVTIKPVIAAQIVDRIAKLGTTVTLDGTAWASPAASYQWSVHGTALAGSEATITINVKSVTDSGVYTIAASNTAGESTAGMRLTVTGNDSTQGPNDNSPNMNDSGGGGGAPSLWILGAMALLALVRKFSARRMPAKLLPLLVFLSFLAIHTSPFAIAQQATPSAELPPDDEIITMSAFEVTGQSIKGYTASESVTGTRVASLLRDLPFNVNVVTDEFIADFNAFDLADQLSNVSSFSPSENIGQFQLRGFEASTQLVDGFRRVGLTGVTVTDRVEVIKGPAASIYGAIQPGGAVNTLRKKPAAKPKYGLTLGVGTHDQARASFYATGPVGNSKKLFYRLDTEYRRTERQQEFTRTRNGYAALQLAYKPTSRTTLSVFIDHADRHDHPVSQLATSAARVDIGNLPSWFPYDTSDLRRTWAKYFTQYFAQDFDYYDMNFYGPTAAKYSRLTSGSVTLDHKVNSLWSIRASFNMSTNLSHTENANIGYYPFGYGVINAATTEPPTAEVRITPKHAETTNKATGFQLDNLFRFDTGPIKHQLLVTGDYYRNSSREFSATWSNAFFYDPADPYNLAGNPSYASWDYATWDDDRSPYNRVGDNSKVINRNYGLFVSERATMFKGRLIAMAGVRYDYVDCTATHMPTDDNYTTKVVDYSPDSWTYQLGLTAVINRNITAYVNASSAFDPQPQLDEYDNPLPNKESDGYEFGFKFTLFSEALNITLNRFYIRQENLTYSVNDPETGQKETIVTGEQKAKGYEIDFNWQLTRSLNIIGGYGYVDAEITDAGKLNWLNNTTPRRVPKHNLGISVRYEFVSGPLKGLFATGGATYYSKSLVNAGSGYNITPYKGTEDFNRMSQELIYNVRFPNGGLPYPYLPENAIVSYFTPASGSTPAMLYWTDNQGATTVDELKKYSYASPYLNGAVYVIDGRTQIYNRSSVVWKMGVGYKFKARGFGKKLSHKIQVNMNNVFNEKSTIGGGIPILERNVMVTYSVTF, from the coding sequence ATGCATACCACCACCACGCCCACTCGTATCGTGCGCATCGCGACACTTGCCGTCGCGTTTGCCGCCTCGTTCGCCACCCTCCGCGCCGCGCCCGCGCCGACGATCCCCTCATCCGCCTACAACCTCACGGGCTTCGCCGCGACCACCACGGGCGGCGGGGTTATCAATGACACCGACGCCGCATACCGCAAGGTCACCACCGCGCTCGAGTTCATCACCGCCATTCGCGACTCCAACAAAACCGCCGGGGCGGTGAAGGTCATCGAGGTCATGAACGACCTCAACCTCGGCTGGAATGAAATCGGCTCGGAGGCGCAAAACCTTGATAGCAATCCCGCCCGCGCGCACGCCGCGCCCAAGCTTCACCCGACGCTCATCACAAGCGGCGTCACCCTTCTCGACATCAAGACAAAGGGCGGCGGCCTCACAATTTTCTCCGCCAACGGCGCGACCATCAAGCACTGCACCTTCAATATTAAAAACACCTCCAACATCATCATCCGCAATCTCAAGTTCGACGAAATGTGGGAATGGGACGAGGCCACCAAGGGCGACTACGACAGCAACGACTGGGACTTCATCACGCTCGGCAACGGCGGTGACACCACCAATATCTGGATCGACCACTGCACCTTCACCAGCGCCTACGACGGCATCACCGACATGAAGGCCAAGGCCAGCAACGTCACCTATTCCTGGTGCCGCATCACCGGAAGCGACGACGCCCCCGGCGGATTCATTCGCGCGCAACTCGACGTCCTCGAAGCCAGCAAGTCCAGTCATCCCATGTATAACACCCTGCGCACCAAGGCGGGCTTCACCATCGAGGAAATCGCCTTCATCACGCGCGGCGCGAAAAAAGGCATTCTCATGGGCGCCAACAGCCTCAAGGCGGAGAACGCGAACCTCACCGCCACCTTCCATCACATCCTCATGACGAACCTTTGGGATCGCGCGATCCCGCGTCTGCGCGGCGGCAACGTCCACATCTACAACGTCATTCTCGACGACACCGAGGCGCTCGCCGCCAAGCGCCTTCGCGACACGCGCGCCGCCGCCCTCGATTCCGCCGGTTTGAGCGCGTTGAACAAATACAAATTCAACCCGCCCCTCAACGGCGCCATCTCCACAGAGGACGGCGCCATCCTCCTCGAAAAATCCATCTACACCGACTGCCTCTGGCCCCTTCGCAACAACCAGACCGATCCCTCAAACGCCGCCTACACCGGAAAAATTCTCGGCCTCGACGTCATCTATAATTTCGACTCCACCACCATCCGCGGCAACAGCACCGACGACGGCAATCCGCTCGGCCCCTTCCAATCCGCCATCAAGCCCTTCTCGTGGAGCTTCGCCGACAACTCGCAGACGCTCCCCTACACGATTGACAACATGGACGACCCCTCGGTGCTCCCCGTCATCCTTGAGGCCGGAGCCGGCGCGGGCGTGATCGAATGGGCCGACACCGACGGCAAATACAACTGGCTCAAAACCACCTATCCCGCCGCGCCCGCGTCCGATATCGCGCCGGTGATCACCCTCCAGCCAAAATCGCAAAGCGTCATCGAGGGTTCCAGCGTCACACTTTCCGTCTCCGCAATCGCCAGCCCCGCGCCCTCCTACCAATGGTATAAGGATTCGTTGCCCGTCGCCGGCGGCACCACCTCCACGCTCACTATCGCGAGCGCTTCCGCCGCCAGCGTTGGCGCTTATTATGCGGTCGTCACCAACGGCATCGCACCCGATGCCACCAGCGCCACCGCCACCATCTCGCTCACGTCGCCACCCGCCGCCCCCGTTGCCGCCGCGGCGACCGGAATCACCGGCGAAGGTTTCACCGCCAACTGGGCGCTCTCGGCCAACGCCACCGGCTACAGCATCGACGTTTCGCCCGATCCGACCTTTGCCAACTGCTGGCCCGGTTATGAAAACCTCGCCGTCGGCAATGTCGCCAGCCACGCAATCACCGGCCTGAGCCCCGCGACCACGTATTACTACCGCGTCCGCGCCACCGTCGGCTCCTACAGCACCGCCGATTCCAATGCGATCGCCGCGGCGACCGCCGCCGTTGCAAATATTCCGGCGGAAGTGGACGACCCCATGGACGACACCGACCGTCTCAGCGCGCCCTCGCTCACCAACACCCGCTGGGTCGTTGCCAACAGCGCCAGTTACAGCCAGCTTGCCGCTACGACCGGCGGGATAACATGGACCCTTGCATCCGCCAATGGGACTCTCGCGGTCGGTTATTTCCCGAAAGTCACGGTGCCTGTTGGCGAAACATTGACCGCCACACTTGAGTTCACACCCGGGACCGCGGGCGCGACCGCGGACGGCTTCCGCTTCGCATTCCTGAGCAGCGGCAGCGATGGAATACTTTCGAACGATGTCACCAGCGGCACCAACGACGTCTTCAAAACGCACACCGGTTACGCGCTGTTCAGCAAGAGCGGCAATGTGGGCGGCGGCAGCACGGCTGCGCTGGCGGTGGATGCTTACAGGCGCAATGACAGCCCCGGCACGCCCGCGGATTTGCTTTCGAAGAGCGGGGATTGGACAAAGCAAAGCTCCAGCAGCGGCGCCTCCGGCAATCTTGTCGCCGGCTCCACCTACAAGCTCGTGTTCCAAGTCCTGAACAACGGTTCCTCGCTCACTGTCACGGAAAGCCTGACCGGCCCGGGACTGAGCAATGTGTCGGCTTCCTTCACGGACAACGCTCCCGCCGCGAATTATTTTGACGCGATCGCACTGCGCTTTGCGAAGGGCAGCAACCAGTTTGGCAGCATCACGCTCAACAGCCTCAAGGTCACGGGCGGCGTGGTTGAAACCGCGGTCGATCCGCTCCCCGCGATCTACAGCGCCCCGACCGCAAGCGGTGCGCAAGGCGCGGCGTTCAACTACGCCTGTGTCTCCACCAACGGAGCCACGAGCTACTCCGCCACGGGACTTCCCTCGGGCCTGAGCATCAACGCGTCGACCGGCGTCATCAGCGGCACGCCCGCGGAATACGGTTCCTTCGACGCCATCGTCACCGCGAGCAACGCCAATGGCGCGGGCGCGGACTTCACGCTCACGCTGACCATTGAGCCCGAACCGGCTGCCGCGCCTGTTGCCGCCGAGGCCACCGCGCGCACCGCCGAAGGTTTCACCGCCAACTGGACCGCCGTGCCCGGCGCGACCAGTTACCAGCTCGACATCGCCACCGACTCCGGTTTCACCACCATGGTCGCCGGTTACGAGGAACTCAATGTCGGCGATGTCACCAGCTACGCCGTCACCGGCCTCGATGCCGCCACCACTTATTATTACCGCGTCAGTGCCGTGACTGAATCCGTCGTCGGCAACGCCTCAGCGACCATTACCGTTGTCACAGCCGGCGAAGGCGGCGGCTACCTCGTCAACGACAGCTTCACCGATGCCGACCGCATCGGCGGCACCGACGGTTCCAGCACGCACAAGACAAACGGACCCTTTGTCGCCACTCCCTCAAGCGCGAACACCCAATGGGTGGCGAACCAAGTCAGCACGCTTGTCGCTACGGGCACGGGCTTGGTTTGGGGTTACACCGGCACGAGCAGCGCAACAGCGCTCGGCTATTTCCCCGATGTCACCGTGCAATCCGGCGTGCCCATGACCATCGCGCTCACATTCACCACGGGCACGACGGGCGGCACCGTGAACAACATCCCCAACAACCTGCGCATCGGCCTGATCAACGACACCGCCAGCGGCAGGGCCAACAACGACGGCATCTCGTCCACCGACGCCCGCTTCGAAGGCGACACCGGCTACGCCGTGTTTTCCGCCTCGTCCGTGGTCGGCGGGGGAAGCACCGCCGACATCGGGCTGAAAACTTACAAACGCACCCCCACTGACGACAAGAAAACCGACCTCATCAACACGGACGTCAACTGGACGAGCCTCGGCGCGAGCACCGGCGCCACCGGAAACCTCGGCGTGAACACGTCCTACACGCTCACGTTCACGCTGAATTACAACGGCAGCAAAATGACCATCAACACAAAGCTCGCGGGCGGCGACCTGGCGGGGTTTGACTACACGGTCGAGGATGAAACAAGTCCTGTTTTGACCTTCAACACGATCGCGTTCCGCCTTGGCAAGGGCGTCGGCCAGTTCAGCGAAATCAACTTCACCAACCTCAAGATTTGGGAGGGCGCCGAACCCGCCTCCGGTCCCGCCGCGCCCACGCTCGCCGAGCCGAACAGCATCACGGCGGAAGGCTTCACCGCCAACTGGAACACCGCCGCGGGAGCCACCGGCTATTATCTCGACGTCTCCACCGACCCGGACTTCGGCAGCTTCGTTTCCGGCTATGAAAACCTCTACGTCGGCAACAACCTCAGCCACGCCATCACCGGCCTCACGGCGGGCGTCACCTACTATTATCGCGTGCGCGCCGCCAACGCCGACGGCACCAGCGCGAGCACCGGCGCCAGCACGGCCGTGGTCACCACGGGCGGCGGTGGCAACACCTATCTCGTCAACGACAGCTTCACCGATTACGACCGCATCGGCGGCTTCGACGGTTCCGCGACCGCCCCCGACGCGCCCTTGGTCGGCACGCCCACCGCAACCAACACACAATGGGTTGCCAGCAGCACCAACACCCTCGTCGCCACCGGCACCGGCATGGTTTGGAATTACGCGGGCACCGGAAATTCCATGACCATCGGTTACTTCCCCGAAGTGACCGTGGCCAACAGCGGCACAGTCACCGTGCAGCTAAAGTTTACCACCGGCGTCGTCGGCACCGGCACGAACAACCTTCGCATCGCTCTCATCAACGACACGCCCAACGGCCGCTTTGAAACCGACGGCGTCTCGTCGGCCAGCGACTATTACAAGGGCGACACCGGCTACGCCATCATGTCCGCCGCCAGCAACATCGGCAACGCCACCGCCAACCTCGTCCTGCGCACCTACAAGCACATCAACCTCGAAACGACCGACTTGCTCGGCACCGCCGGAAACTGGGGCACGGCCACGGGCACCACTTCGCAGATCGGAAACAGCTCCGGCTCCACCGGCTATTTCCAGGGCGAAACAGACTACACCCTCACGCTCACCCTCGCGAAAAACACATCCGGCACCGAGATGACTATCGGCACCAAGCTCGAGGGCGGAAACTTCACCGGACTCGAATACAGTGTCGTTGACAGGGACACCACCGTTGCGATTCCCGGCAGTTTCAACGCACTCGCGTTCCGCCTCGGCGGCAGCACAACCCAGTTTGATCATCTCAAATTCACCAGCCTCAAGGTATGGGAGGGCGACGAGCCCGCGCCGGTTGCCGCCGCGCCCGTGATCACCTGCCCCGCCACCGCTTCCGCCACGCAAGGCGCCGCGTTCACTTACAACATCACCGCGATCAATTCGCCCACCAGCTACGCGCTCGCCAGCGGCGCGCTCCCGGCCGGAGTCACGCTCAACACCAGCACCGGTGTCATCAGCGGCACGCCCACGGAAAGTGGCACCTTCAACGTCACGCTCACCGCAACCAACGATATCGGCGCCAGCGCGCCGCACTCGCTTGCGATCACCGTGGCGACCGCGATCACCGAGCCGCCCGTCATCAACAGCGAGACAACCGCCACCGCCGTCATCGGCGCCGCGTTTACTTACACGATCACGGCGACCAACGAGCCTTCGAGTTTCGCCGCCACGGGGCTGCCCGCCAGCGGCAACCTCCAGCTCGACACCGCCACCGGCGTCATCAGCGGCACGGCCGCCGTCGGCGATCTCGGCACGCATACCGTCGTGCTCACCGCCACCAATGCCATCGGCGCGAGCGCGCCCGTCACACTCACGCTCACCGTGGAGCTGCCGCCCGCGCTTTCCGCCCCGGTCGCATTGCCCGCCACCGGCGAAACAACGACCGGCTTCATCGCCCGCTGGGAGGCTGTCACGGGGGCGGACAGCTACCGCCTCGATGTCGCGACCGACGCCGGGTTCACCAGTCTTGTTTCCGGTTACGGCGATTTGAACATTGGCACGATGACCGGCCGCATGGTCACGGGACTCTCCGCCGACACCGATTATTATTATCGGGTTCGCGCCGTGAACGAAGCCGGCCCCTCCGCCTCCTCCAACACCGGCGCCGCCCGCACCGCCAGCTCCGAGGTCGTGCTTGTTGACGATTCCTTCAACGACACTGATCGCATCGGCGGCTTCGACGGCACCAGCACCAGCAGCAGCTCGCCCGCAATCAACACGCCCACCTCCGCCAATACCCAGTGGGTTATCGGCAACGCCGGCCAGCTCATCGCCACCACCGGCGGCATGAACTGGAACTTCCTCGTCACAAACGCCGTTTCCGCACTCGGCTATTTCCCGACCGTCAATGTTGCCAACGGCACCACCGTCACGCTCCGGCTCAAGTTCACCACCGGCACGCTCGGCGGCGCGACCAGCGGCAACAACTTCCGCATCGTCATGATCGACAGCTCGCCCAACGGCTATCGCCAAACCGACGGCGCGGGTTCCACCGCCGATCCGTTTATCGGTGACAAGGGTTACGCGTTCTTCATGCCCTCGCCCGTCGCCGGGGCCAGCACCATGCCCGTGACTTTGCAGTCCTTCAAGCGCACCGCCCTCACGAGCGACAACCTCTTCGGCTCGGACGCCAGCTGGACGCGCTCCAACTCGGTGACGCAGGCAGACGGTCATCGTTTCGCCTCCAACACCGCCTACACGCTCACCATCACGCTCACGCGCAGCAGCGCCACCAGCATCACCACCAACGCGGTCATCACGGGCGGCAACTTCGACAACCTCATCTGCGAAATCGCCGACGCCGACACGCCTGTCACCAAGTTCGACACGCTCGGCCTGCGCTTCGGCGCCGGCATCAACCAGTTCAACCAGATCACGCTCAACAGCCTGAGGATCACCACCACCGGCAGCTCCGAGGTCACCGAGCCGCCCGTCATCACGAGCGCGCTCACCGCCTCCGCCACGCGCGGCGCGGCCTTCAGCTACACCATCGTCGCCGACAACGTTCCGACCAGCTTCACCGCCGAGGGGTTGCCGTCCGGCCTCGAACTTGAAACCAGCACCGGCGTCATCTCCGGCACGCCCACCGCCACCGGCTCCTACGCCGTCACCATCGGCGCGCACAACGCCATCGGTTCCGACACTCGGGAACTCATCATCACGGTTACCGCCGGCGGAAGCGATATCACCACGATCGTTCCTCCCTCGGGCGGGCTCACCAGCCCCGCGTCAACGGTGTTTGACGCGGCGGGCAACGCCTACATTGCCGACATTGCCGCGGGCGCGATCATGAAAGTCGCGGGCGACGGCACCGTCACCACCTTCGCCACCATCCCGCAGCTCGCTGTCGTCGCCGCCGACTCATCCGGCAACCTCTACGCCGCGGGCAATGACGGTAATGTGACAAAAATCCTCGCCGACGGCACCGTTGTCAGCCCCGCGCTCGCCACCGGAGTCACCACGCCGGGCGGCATCGCGGTTGATTCCGATGGCAATGTCTATGTGAGCAAAACCGCCTCCAACACCATCGTGAAAATCACCCCCGCCGGCGCGGTCAGCACGCTCGCCGGTTCGGGTTCCGCGGGCTCTGCCGACGCCACCGGCGACGCAGCCAGCTTTAACGGTCCCACCGGCCTCGCGCTCAATGGCAACACCGGCACGCTTTACGTCGCCGACACTGTCAATTGCACCATCCGCGCAATCGACCTCGCCACCGGCACGGTCACCACCGTGGCGGGGCGGGCGGGCGTCGCCGGGGACATTGGCAGCGAAGGCTCCGACGGAAAGGCGACCGATGGCACGCTCGACACGCCAGAGGCGATCACCATCGACGCCGCCGGCCTCCTCTACATCGCCGACACGGGCAACAATTTGATCCGCGGTTTCGATCCCGTTTCCGGCGCGCTCACCACGCTCGCGGGCGACTCTGGCTCGATCACGCTCGTCGCGCCCGCCGGCCTCGCATTCAACCCCGTCAGCGGCCTCCTCAACGTCGCCGACACGGGCAACGGAGCCTTGCGCGCGGTCACCATCAAACCCGTTATCGCCGCGCAGATTGTTGATCGCATCGCGAAGCTCGGCACAACCGTCACGCTCGACGGCACCGCATGGGCCTCGCCCGCCGCCTCCTATCAGTGGTCGGTGCACGGCACGGCTCTTGCGGGAAGCGAAGCCACCATCACGATCAATGTGAAGAGCGTCACCGACTCGGGCGTTTATACGATTGCCGCCTCCAACACGGCCGGCGAAAGCACCGCCGGCATGCGCCTCACCGTCACGGGCAACGACTCGACCCAAGGTCCCAACGACAACTCCCCGAACATGAACGACAGCGGCGGCGGAGGCGGCGCGCCCAGCCTTTGGATACTCGGCGCGATGGCCCTGCTCGCACTCGTCCGGAAATTCTCCGCGCGCCGCATGCCGGCCAAACTGCTCCCGCTGTTGGTGTTCCTTTCGTTCCTCGCCATTCACACTTCACCCTTCGCGATTGCGCAGCAGGCGACGCCCTCCGCCGAGCTGCCTCCCGACGATGAAATCATCACAATGTCCGCGTTCGAGGTCACCGGCCAGAGCATCAAGGGTTACACCGCCTCCGAGTCCGTCACGGGCACCCGCGTCGCCAGCCTGTTGCGCGATTTGCCGTTCAACGTCAACGTCGTCACCGACGAGTTTATCGCCGATTTCAACGCTTTCGATCTCGCCGACCAGCTCTCGAACGTCAGCTCCTTTTCACCGTCCGAAAATATCGGGCAGTTTCAGTTGCGCGGCTTCGAGGCTTCCACGCAGCTTGTTGACGGCTTCCGCCGCGTCGGGCTGACGGGAGTCACGGTTACTGATCGCGTTGAAGTCATCAAGGGCCCCGCCGCCTCCATCTACGGCGCGATTCAACCCGGCGGCGCGGTCAACACCCTGCGCAAAAAGCCAGCCGCCAAGCCCAAATACGGCCTCACCCTTGGCGTTGGCACCCACGACCAGGCGCGCGCTTCCTTTTACGCGACGGGACCGGTCGGGAACAGCAAGAAACTCTTCTACCGACTCGACACCGAATACCGCCGCACCGAGCGCCAGCAGGAGTTCACCAGAACGCGCAACGGCTACGCCGCCCTGCAGCTCGCCTACAAGCCGACCTCGCGCACCACGCTGTCGGTGTTCATCGACCACGCCGACCGCCACGATCATCCCGTCTCCCAGCTGGCGACCTCCGCGGCGCGTGTTGACATAGGCAATCTTCCCTCGTGGTTCCCCTACGACACCAGCGACCTTCGCCGCACTTGGGCGAAATATTTCACGCAATACTTTGCCCAGGATTTTGATTATTACGACATGAACTTCTACGGCCCCACCGCCGCGAAATACAGCCGCCTCACCTCGGGCAGCGTCACGCTCGACCACAAGGTGAACTCGCTTTGGAGCATCCGCGCCTCCTTCAACATGTCCACCAACCTCTCGCACACGGAGAACGCCAACATCGGCTACTATCCCTTCGGCTACGGCGTCATCAACGCGGCCACGACCGAGCCGCCCACCGCCGAGGTCAGGATCACGCCCAAGCACGCCGAAACCACCAACAAGGCCACCGGTTTCCAACTCGACAACCTCTTCCGTTTCGACACCGGCCCGATCAAGCACCAGCTCCTCGTCACCGGCGATTACTACCGCAATTCCTCGCGGGAGTTTTCGGCCACATGGTCCAACGCCTTTTTCTACGATCCGGCCGATCCGTATAATCTCGCGGGCAATCCCAGCTACGCCAGTTGGGATTACGCCACTTGGGACGATGATCGGTCGCCCTACAACCGGGTTGGCGACAACTCCAAGGTCATCAACCGCAACTACGGCCTCTTCGTGAGCGAGCGCGCCACCATGTTCAAGGGCCGCCTCATCGCCATGGCCGGGGTGCGCTACGACTACGTTGACTGCACCGCCACGCACATGCCCACGGACGACAACTACACGACCAAGGTCGTCGATTATTCGCCCGACTCGTGGACCTACCAGCTCGGCCTCACCGCCGTGATCAATCGCAACATCACCGCCTACGTCAACGCCAGCTCCGCCTTCGACCCGCAGCCGCAGCTCGACGAATACGACAACCCGCTGCCCAACAAGGAAAGCGACGGCTACGAGTTCGGCTTTAAGTTCACGCTCTTTTCCGAGGCGCTCAACATCACCCTCAACCGCTTCTACATCCGCCAGGAAAACCTCACCTACTCGGTCAACGATCCCGAGACCGGGCAAAAGGAGACAATCGTCACCGGCGAGCAAAAGGCCAAGGGTTACGAAATCGACTTCAACTGGCAGCTCACCCGCTCGCTCAACATCATCGGCGGCTATGGTTATGTGGACGCCGAGATCACCGACGCCGGAAAACTCAACTGGCTGAACAACACCACCCCGCGCCGCGTGCCCAAGCACAACCTCGGCATCTCCGTTCGCTACGAATTTGTCAGCGGCCCGCTCAAGGGGCTCTTCGCCACCGGCGGCGCGACTTATTACAGCAAGTCACTCGTCAACGCCGGTTCCGGCTATAACATCACGCCCTACAAGGGCACCGAGGATTTCAACCGCATGAGCCAGGAGTTAATCTACAACGTCCGCTTCCCCAACGGCGGCCTGCCTTATCCCTACCTTCCGGAAAATGCGATTGTCTCGTATTTCACCCCCGCAAGCGGTTCGACTCCCGCCATGCTCTATTGGACTGACAACCAGGGTGCCACCACTGTCGATGAGTTGAAAAAATACTCCTACGCCTCGCCCTATCTCAACGGCGCCGTGTATGTGATCGACGGGCGCACGCAAATCTACAACCGCTCCTCGGTCGTCTGGAAAATGGGCGTCGGATACAAATTCAAGGCCCGGGGCTTCGGCAAAAAACTGAGCCACAAAATACAGGTCAACATGAACAATGTCTTTAACGAAAAAAGCACCATCGGCGGCGGCATTCCGATTCTCGAGCGCAACGTGATGGTGACCTATTCGGTGACATTCTAA